A stretch of the Dioscorea cayenensis subsp. rotundata cultivar TDr96_F1 chromosome 4, TDr96_F1_v2_PseudoChromosome.rev07_lg8_w22 25.fasta, whole genome shotgun sequence genome encodes the following:
- the LOC120257963 gene encoding putative ABC transporter C family member 15, with product MSQSYTFKTIKAFGRERESSVLKFSKTLQSRDMLNALKTQVSQHWQAWSEMISPCFWEALVVFLQFLLILRFLIQSLSKRNNMSSTKQNPTAEDSHDPIKLSISYKASMCCCSFIFASNLLRLLFLLQGKGTNCKYTFTIIARTTQVLSSAIVLISVSNFRRTRCAKLPWSIRAWWICIFLQSVICLALDMHSNVLHNAFLSIVEYTDIIDIIACSYLSANSIRGTTGICFSSNSIKEQLLHNSSTQEPKESKRYSPYGKATLPQLVTFSWLNPLFAIGIKKPLGEDEVPDVDVKDSAEYLSHSFDCCLNDIQKRYRSRNQCIYRAIFLFIRKKAAINACFAVVSAAASYVGPFLIDDFVKFLSGKQEHKMKRGYILALAFLSAKLVETVAERQWIFGARQLGLRLESALISHVYKKGLRLSSQSRKSHTSGEIINYMNVDIQRITDLMWYSNIIVMLPIQVSLAIYILHVNLGIGSLAGLAATAVIVLCNLPITRMQETLQSKIMEAKDERMKATSEVLRNMKILKLQAWDTKYLDKLDSLRKIEYKWLWKFLRLEAILSFILWESPTLISVVTFGACTVLGIPLTAGRILSALATFRMLQDPIFDLPDLLTVIAETKVSADRVASYLQEDEVKTDAVEVISADETEFSINIEKGLFSWDSDADSPTLGEIKLKVKKGEKVAICGNVGSGKSTLLSCLLGEVPRVGGSVTISGSMAYVPQSPWMLTCNIRENILLGNTYNHDKFERTIHVCALKEDLDSLTSGDLTEIGERGINMSAGLKQRIQIARAVYQDADIYLLDDPFNAFDSQTRRKVFKECLMGMLKNKTILYVTNQAEFLQSADLILVMKNGKIEQAGRFPELMQQNRGFQSLVGAHREALQAVIEARHLNKVFANQTESEYEDDALSMITQEQHDDKKRNIPQDVQDEERERGSIGKEVYWSYLTAVGGGGLVVIIVTAECLVQVLQVGSDYWMAWASPSTTATNTTVEMSCLFLVYMFLCLGGSICVLLRAMLVAITGLLTSQKHFEDMLNSIFHAPMSFFDSKPTERILDRVSSDQSVLDLDIAKKLSWCAFSVIQILGTITVMSQVAWPVFAIFIPVTAICIWYQQYCIPTARELARISEIQRAPILHHFAESLTGAVIIRALGKEDHFTSTTLSLIDNHSRPCFHNVSAMEWLHFRLNLLSNFVFAFSLVLLVSLPGEFINPSIAGLAVTYGFDLNAQISTIIWNLCSTEIKMISVERILQYTKIDSEAPLMIEKCQPPKNWPETGTICIKNLQVGYAENSPPVLKDITCTFPGRKRVGIVGKTGSGKSTLIQSLFRIVEPRAGKILIDNVDICKIGLHDLRSKLSIIPQDPTMFEGTVRKNLDPLEEYTDQMIWEVLDKCQVGDLIRRHKMKLDSRVSENGENWSVGQRQLICLGRAFLKKSSILIIDEATASVDSVTDAMVQKRITMDFNHCTLVIITHRLHTAIDTDFILILNDGKMVDYDTPFNLLQRKHSCFSKLMKEY from the exons ATGTCCCAAAGCTACACTTTCAAAACAATCAAAGCTTttggaagagaaagagagagttcAGTGCTCAAGTTCTCCAAAACTCTTCAAAGCAGAGACATGCTTAATGCATTGA AGACTCAGGTATCACAGCATTGGCAAGCATGGTCAGAGATGATCTCACCTTGTTTCTGGGAAGCCCTGGTTGTGTTTCTCCAGTTCTTACTCATCCTGAGATTTTTAATCCAATCactttcaaaaagaaacaacatGTCAAGCACTAAACAGAACCCCACAGCAGAAGATTCACATGATCCCATAAAATTAAGCATCTCATACAAAGCCAGTATGTGCTGCTGCTCATTCATATTTGCAAGCAATCTTCTCAGACTTTTATTTCTACTGCAAGGAAAAGGAACCAATTGCAAGTACACATTTACAATAATTGCGAGAACGACGCAGGTGTTATCATCGGCAATTGTGTTGATTTCAGTTTCCAATTTCAGGAGAACTAGATGTGCAAAACTTCCATGGAGCATCAGAGCATGGTGGATTTGTATTTTTCTCCAGTCAGTGATCTGTTTAGCTCTGGACATGCATTCTAATGTTCTACACAATGCATTTCTGAGCATTGTGGAATATACAGACATAATTGACATCATTGCTTGCTCATACTTATCTGCTAATTCAATCAGAGGAACAACAGGGATTTGTTTCTCATCTAACAGCATCAAGGAACAACTTCTCCACAATTCCTCAACACAAGAGCCGAAGGAGAGTAAGAGATACTCTCCATATGGCAAAGCAACTCTTCCACAACTAGTGACTTTCTCTTGGCTAAATCCTCTCTTTGCAATCGGGATAAAGAAGCCTCTAGGAGAGGATGAAGTACCTGATGTCGATGTGAAGGACTCGGCTGAGTATCTCTCACATTCTTTCGATTGCTGTCTGAATGATATTCAGAAAAGATACAGGTCAAGAAATCAATGTATATATAGAGCAATCTTCTTGTTTATCAGAAAAAAGGCTGCTATAAATGCGTGTTTTGCTGTTGTAAGTGCAGCTGCATCTTATGTAGGCCCTTTTCtgattgatgattttgtgaagtttttgagTGGGAAGCAGGAGCACAAGATGAAAAGAGGGTACATTCTTGCACTTGCATTTCTGAGTGCTAAACTTGTAGAGACTGTGGCTGAGAGGCAATGGATATTTGGTGCCCGGCAGCTCGGTCTTCGCCTCGAATCAGCTCTGATTTCTCATGTGTACAAGAAGGGACTCCGGCTATCAAGCCAATCGCGCAAGAGCCATACAAGTGGAGAGATCATTAACTACATGAATGTTGACATACAAAGAATAACAGACCTCATGTGGTACTCAAACATCATAGTGATGCTTCCCATACAGGTTTCACTGGCAATTTATATACTTCATGTGAATTTAGGCATTGGTTCCTTAGCAGGATTAGCAGCTACGGCAGTTATAGTGTTGTGCAACTTACCGATTACTCGAATGCAAGAGACACTGCAATCCAAGATCATGGAGGCGAAAGACGAGCGCATGAAAGCAACATCAGAAGTTCTCAGAAACATGAAGATTTTGAAGCTGCAAGCATGGGACACAAAGTACCTGGACAAACTAGATTCACTGAGGAAGATTGAGTACAAATGGTTGTGGAAATTCCTGAGATTGGAAGCtattttatcattcattttatgGGAATCACCCACTCTGATTTCAGTGGTGACATTTGGAGCTTGCACAGTGCTTGGAATCCCATTGACTGCTGGGAGAATTCTGTCTGCCTTGGCAACATTCAGGATGCTGCAAGACCCAATCTTTGATCTGCCAGACTTGCTCACAGTGATTGCAGAAACCAAAGTTTCTGCTGATAGAGTGGCATCATACCTGCAGGAAGATGAAGTGAAGACTGATGCAGTTGAGGTAATCTCTGCAGATGAGACTGAGTTCAGTATCAATATCGAGAAAGGATTGTTCAGCTGGGATTCAGACGCTGATTCTCCGACACTCGGTGAGATAAAATTGAAGGTGAAAAAGGGAGAGAAGGTTGCTATTTGTGGCAATGTTGGCTCAGGTAAGTCTACTCTGCTTTCATGTTTGCTTGGAGAGGTACCGAGAGTGGGTGGGAGTGTGACAATCAGTGGTAGTATGGCTTATGTTCCTCAGTCTCCATGGATGCTGACATGCAATATCAGAGAGAACATTCTTCTTGGAAATACTTACAACCATGACAAGTTTGAGAGAACAATTCATGTATGTGCATTGAAGGAAGATCTTGATTCACTGACTAGTGGTGATCTAACAGAGATTGGTGAAAGAGGAATCAATATGAGTGCAGGTCTCAAACAAAGGATTCAGATTGCTAGAGCAGTCTACCAGGATGCTGACATTTACCTTCTCGATGATCCTTTCAACGCTTTCGATTCACAGACCAGGAGAAAAGTTTTCAAGGAATGTTTGATGGGAATGCTGAAGAACAAGACCATTCTATATGTCACAAACCAAGCAGAGTTTCTTCAATCTGCAGACCTTATACTG GTGATGAAGAATGGGAAGATTGAACAGGCAGGGAGATTTCCAGAACTAATGCAGCAAAACAGAGGATTTCAGTCACTGGTTGGAGCTCATAGGGAAGCTTTGCAAGCAGTCATTGAAGCTAGACACTTGAACAAAGTGTTTGCTAATCAAACCGAAAGTGAGTATGAAGATGATGCACTAAGTATGATCACTCAAGAACAACATGATGATAAGAAGAGAAATATTCCTCAAGATGTTCAAGATgaggaaagagaaagaggaagcATTGGCAAAGAAGTTTACTGGTCATACTTGACTGCAGTGGGAGGAGGTGGATTAGTAGTTATAATAGTTACAGCAGAGTGTCTTGTTCAAGTTTTGCAGGTAGGGAGTGATTACTGGATGGCCTGGGCTTCTCCTTCAACAACAGCAACCAATACAACAGTGGAGATGAGTTGCCTTTTCTTGGTTTATATGTTTCTCTGTTTAGGTGGTTCAATATGTGTGCTTCTTCGAGCAATGCTCGTCGCCATAACCGGCCTTTTGACATCACAGAAGCACTTTGAAGACATGCTTAATAGTATTTTCCATGCCCCTATGTCTTTCTTTGATTCAAAGCCAACTGAAAGAATTTTAGACAGA GTTTCATCAGATCAAAGTGTACTAGATTTGGATATTGCGAAGAAATTGAGCTGGTGCGCCTTCTCGGTTATTCAGATTTTGGGTACTATTACAGTAATGTCTCAGGTAGCATGGCCGGTCTTCGCAATTTTCATCCCTGTCACAGCTATCTGCATTTGGTACCAA CAATACTGCATTCCGACTGCCCGAGAACTCGCTCGCATTTCAGAAATACAAAGAGCTCCAATCTTGCATCATTTTGCAGAATCACTTACTGGAGCTGTAATTATCAGAGCACTCGGAAAAGAAGACCATTTCACCAGCACAACACTCAGTCTGATAGACAACCATTCAAGACCATGTTTCCATAATGTTTCTGCAATGGAATGGCTTCATTTCAGACTGAACTTGTTATCTAATTTTGTATTTGCCTTTTCATTAGTCTTGCTTGTCAGCCTCCCCGGAGAATTCATCAACCCAA GCATTGCAGGATTGGCAGTGACATATGGATTCGATCTCAATGCGCAGATATCGACGATAATCTGGAACCTATGCAGCACTGAAATTAAGATGATCTCAGTTGAAAGAATACTGCAATACACAAAGATAGACAGTGAAGCTCCATTAATGATTGAAAAGTGTCAGCCACCGAAAAACTGGCCGGAAACAGGAACAATTTGCATTAAAAACTTGCAGGTTGGATATGCAGAAAACTCACCACCTGTCTTGAAAGACATTACCTGCACATTTCCAGGGAGGAAAAGAGTAGGAATTGTTGGGAAAACAGGAAGTGGGAAATCAACTCTAATTCAATCTCTTTTCCGAATCGTTGAACCTCGAGCAGGAAAAATTCTGATTGATAATGTAGATATCTGCAAGATAGGCCTTCATGATCTGAGATCAAAACTCAGCATAATTCCTCAAGATCCAACCATGTTTGAAGGCACAGTGAGGAAGAACCTTGACCCCCTTGAAGAATACACTGACCAAATGATTTGGGAg GTGTTAGACAAATGCCAAGTTGGTGACTTGATACGCAGACATAAAATGAAGCTTGATTCAAGAG tTTCTGAAAATGGAGAGAATTGGAGTGTGGGACAAAGGCAATTGATTTGTCTTGGAAGAGCTTTTCTGAAAAAGAGCAGCATTCTTATCATTGATGAAGCTACAGCTTCAGTGGACTCTGTTACTGATGCCATGGTTCAAAAGAGAATTACTATGGACTTCAACCATTGCACTCTTGTCATTATAACTCACAGACTCCACACAGCAATTGACACTGATTTCATTCTTATTTTGAATGATG GGAAAATGGTTGATTATGACACACCCTTCAATTTACTGCAAAGAAAACACTCTTGCTTCTCCAAGTTGATGAAAgagtattaa